One genomic window of Candidatus Eisenbacteria bacterium includes the following:
- a CDS encoding septal ring lytic transglycosylase RlpA family protein, whose protein sequence is MKTGDPAADLWTVAPVRYVAWIVTSSLLLSVGCATVGAPPGRGPVAPALDRETGRASYYHSRFQGSRTASGERYDETKLTAAHRTLPFGTRVRVTNLGNGRSVVVTIADRGPFARGRVIDVSRVAARRLGFLADGTAEVTLEVLGR, encoded by the coding sequence ATGAAGACCGGGGATCCGGCTGCCGACTTATGGACCGTGGCCCCCGTGAGATACGTCGCCTGGATCGTAACATCGTCCCTGCTCCTGTCGGTCGGATGCGCCACAGTCGGCGCGCCCCCTGGCCGCGGCCCGGTCGCCCCCGCCCTGGACCGCGAGACGGGACGAGCCTCGTACTACCACTCCCGTTTCCAGGGGAGCAGGACCGCGAGCGGCGAACGTTATGACGAGACGAAGCTCACGGCCGCCCACCGCACCCTTCCCTTCGGGACACGCGTGCGGGTGACCAACCTCGGCAATGGCCGCAGCGTGGTGGTCACGATCGCGGATCGCGGCCCCTTCGCCCGCGGTCGAGTGATCGACGTCTCGCGCGTCGCCGCGCGGAGGCTTGGATTTCTCGCTGACGGCACGGCGGAAGTGACCCTCGAGGTCCTCGGGCGGTAG
- a CDS encoding HAMP domain-containing protein, whose protein sequence is MTSLRGRLILAFSLVTIVPLAIAMYLLTERIETMVRAQAAERLSAALRGIQTQVASDAQHVAEKLQILGRDPLLKRLFLLQSGSTRDLSEYLGERRFLLGLDFLSVADTSGSVVAAAAPGEGRPDASGIPAARTGSDGPVIEALPGAPGLAMVARAPIRYQNDIAGFVQGGLMFDAEFLRRLSKAGGVELALRDEESRVGATTLAGLPASALPYHDGVERVELRGRPYLSRSVPLSVGAPPHAILTGLASTAAADRTIASLQIASAILGLLGLGIAALLGIFWSSQISRPVERLAAFSHKLAQGEWEEPLTLHSVRELQTLVAALDRMRKDLQAYRDKLVTSERQAAWSQMARKVAHEVTNPLTPIAISVADLKRSYDQKRADFPEILDQAAQTVAAEVETLRHLLQEFSDFARLPKPELAPCRLSSLMRDLETLYGRDVAAGRLVLPRSGPEVTFPCDHGQMRQALINLIKNGLETLNSDGRVVVSARVDGGVLEIAVSDTGAGLNAEQRANLFVPGFTTKSQGSGLGLTIVQRIVNDHEGTIAVDSGPGSGTTFRIRMPLGPRAEA, encoded by the coding sequence ATGACCTCCCTGCGCGGGCGCCTGATCCTCGCCTTCTCTCTGGTCACCATCGTTCCGTTGGCGATCGCCATGTATCTCCTGACCGAGCGGATCGAGACCATGGTCCGCGCCCAGGCGGCGGAACGGTTGAGCGCCGCGCTCCGGGGGATCCAGACGCAGGTGGCATCCGACGCCCAGCATGTGGCGGAGAAGCTCCAAATCCTCGGAAGGGATCCCCTCCTCAAGCGGCTGTTTCTGCTTCAATCCGGCAGTACCCGGGACCTGTCCGAGTACTTGGGGGAACGGCGATTCCTGCTCGGGCTCGACTTCCTGAGCGTTGCCGATACGAGCGGGAGCGTGGTCGCGGCGGCTGCCCCAGGAGAGGGCCGCCCCGACGCCTCGGGAATCCCGGCGGCGCGGACGGGCTCCGACGGTCCGGTCATCGAAGCCCTTCCAGGCGCGCCGGGTCTCGCGATGGTCGCCAGGGCGCCGATTCGCTACCAGAACGACATAGCCGGCTTCGTACAAGGCGGCTTGATGTTCGACGCTGAGTTTCTGCGACGCCTCAGCAAGGCCGGGGGCGTCGAATTGGCGTTGCGCGACGAGGAGAGCCGCGTCGGCGCCACGACTCTCGCCGGCCTGCCGGCTTCAGCGCTGCCCTATCACGATGGTGTCGAGCGCGTCGAGCTGCGAGGACGTCCTTATCTCAGCCGGAGCGTTCCGCTCAGCGTGGGCGCGCCCCCCCACGCGATCCTTACCGGGCTGGCCTCCACCGCCGCAGCCGACCGGACGATCGCGTCGCTTCAAATCGCCTCGGCGATCCTGGGTCTTCTGGGCCTCGGGATCGCGGCGTTGCTCGGGATTTTTTGGTCCTCCCAGATCTCCCGCCCCGTCGAGCGGCTCGCCGCGTTCTCCCACAAGCTCGCGCAGGGAGAGTGGGAGGAGCCCTTGACGCTCCACAGCGTGCGCGAGCTGCAGACGCTCGTGGCGGCGCTCGACCGGATGCGGAAGGACCTGCAGGCCTATCGCGACAAGCTCGTCACGAGCGAGCGTCAGGCGGCGTGGAGCCAAATGGCCCGCAAGGTCGCCCACGAGGTCACGAACCCGCTCACGCCCATCGCGATCTCGGTTGCCGATCTGAAACGAAGCTACGACCAGAAGCGGGCGGATTTCCCGGAAATCCTGGATCAGGCCGCCCAAACCGTCGCCGCCGAGGTCGAAACGCTGCGCCATCTCTTGCAGGAATTCTCCGATTTCGCCCGGCTTCCGAAGCCCGAGCTCGCACCGTGCCGCCTGTCGAGCCTGATGCGGGATCTCGAGACGCTCTACGGCCGCGATGTCGCGGCCGGCCGCCTGGTGCTCCCGCGTTCCGGCCCGGAGGTCACCTTCCCGTGCGATCACGGCCAGATGCGCCAGGCCCTCATCAACCTGATCAAGAATGGACTCGAGACCTTGAACAGCGACGGCCGCGTGGTGGTGTCGGCCCGTGTCGACGGCGGGGTCCTCGAGATCGCGGTTTCCGATACGGGCGCCGGTTTGAATGCCGAACAGAGAGCCAACCTCTTCGTGCCGGGTTTCACGACCAAATCCCAAGGGAGCGGGCTGGGATTGACCATCGTCCAGCGGATCGTGAACGATCATGAGGGAACGATCGCGGTCGACTCCGGTCCGGGGAGCGGAACCACGTTCCGGATACGGATGCCGCTGGGCCCGAGGGCCGAAGCATGA
- a CDS encoding sigma-54-dependent Fis family transcriptional regulator, translated as MTVLIVDDEANIRSSLEGALGREGYQVDCAASIGEGRAKLREAYDIVLLDVWFEEGSGLDLLAEIMANTPDSIVIMMSGHATVDAAVRATRLGAFDFLEKPISLERLLVLLRNATNTLELKAENRRLPRPWSFPIVGRSEAIQKLLHEIQLAGSASARVLIQGENGTGKELVARALHAAGPRREMPFVAMNCSAVPEELIESELFGHERGAFTGATQSRRGRFEEAHHGTLFLDEIGDMSPRAQTKLLRVLQEGEITRVGGNRAIKVDVRAIAATNHDLAERVRSDRFREDLYFRLAVIPITVPPLRERPEDIPILVEHFAAQLSKETGGKPRKFGPGAIERLQRYSFPGNVRELRNIVERLLIMSRGPSIGPEQVHAVLPPVESESSGGIRLSDSVREFERKEIEAALLAAGGSMTKAASRLGLERSHLYKKMRKLGWRPETWNP; from the coding sequence ATGACCGTTCTCATCGTGGACGACGAGGCCAACATCCGATCGAGCCTGGAGGGCGCCCTCGGCCGCGAGGGGTATCAGGTCGATTGCGCGGCGTCGATCGGCGAGGGCAGAGCGAAGCTCCGCGAGGCTTACGACATCGTGCTGCTGGATGTCTGGTTCGAGGAAGGCAGCGGATTGGATCTCCTCGCAGAGATCATGGCCAACACCCCGGACTCCATCGTCATCATGATGTCGGGGCACGCGACGGTCGACGCCGCCGTGAGGGCAACGCGACTCGGCGCGTTCGACTTCCTCGAGAAGCCGATCTCGCTGGAGCGCCTGCTGGTTCTTCTTCGGAACGCCACGAACACGCTCGAGCTCAAGGCCGAAAACCGCCGCCTACCGCGACCCTGGTCGTTTCCCATCGTGGGCCGCTCCGAGGCGATTCAGAAGCTCCTGCACGAGATCCAGCTCGCGGGATCCGCTTCCGCGCGCGTGCTGATCCAGGGGGAGAACGGGACCGGGAAGGAGCTGGTCGCGCGGGCGCTGCACGCCGCCGGCCCACGCCGGGAGATGCCCTTCGTGGCGATGAACTGCTCGGCGGTCCCGGAGGAGCTGATCGAGTCGGAGCTTTTCGGCCACGAGAGGGGCGCCTTCACCGGCGCCACCCAGTCGCGGAGAGGCAGGTTCGAGGAGGCGCATCATGGAACGCTCTTCCTCGATGAGATCGGCGACATGAGCCCACGGGCCCAGACCAAGCTCCTGCGCGTGCTTCAGGAGGGAGAGATCACCCGCGTCGGAGGAAATCGCGCCATCAAGGTCGACGTCCGGGCGATCGCCGCCACGAATCACGATCTGGCCGAGCGGGTCCGGTCCGACCGGTTCCGTGAGGATCTCTACTTTCGGCTCGCGGTCATCCCGATCACGGTGCCTCCGCTGCGGGAGCGGCCCGAGGATATCCCGATTCTTGTGGAGCATTTTGCGGCGCAGCTTTCGAAAGAAACCGGCGGGAAGCCGAGGAAGTTCGGCCCCGGCGCGATCGAGCGTCTCCAGCGCTACTCATTCCCGGGAAACGTCCGCGAGCTTCGGAATATCGTCGAGCGGCTGCTCATCATGAGCCGCGGACCGAGCATCGGCCCCGAACAGGTTCACGCCGTCCTGCCGCCCGTGGAGAGCGAGTCGTCCGGGGGGATTCGCTTGAGCGACTCCGTGCGCGAGTTCGAGAGGAAGGAGATCGAAGCCGCGCTCCTCGCCGCGGGGGGCAGCATGACGAAGGCGGCGTCGCGCCTGGGGCTCGAGCGCAGCCACCTATACAAGAAGATGAGGAAGCTGGGCTGGCGACCCGAGACGTGGAATCCGTAG
- the lysA gene encoding diaminopimelate decarboxylase, whose product MGRRAGLQAGRRPGTARGADSERVRGGSSRASPFFFALYALRESVLFGPMLDLARYPLDRLASRVGTPFYLYDGDELRSSVTRFAEIVGRPGLAGRYAMKANSCRKILDVVLEAGLWIDAVSGNEVLRARRAGFPGGSEPPVILLTTDVFRDNALETVLEHRVMPNVGSPGMIGELRAGGYRGPIAVRVNPGFGQGHVESCDTGGPSSKHGVWPDRLADVRRLAAEARLPITTLHVHVGTGPELREFDTNVGRLVEFLKGLLPDFPDTESVNLGGGIPHPYHPDGSSYDLASLRALLDEAGGIFSDTAGRAIRVEVEPGRCLVAGGAVLVARVRDVKETRANARGQGHTFVMVDAGFCDLLRPALYGSYHHIQVWGPGAEAPDEPCIVAGPLCESGDIFTRGDRELVRPRLMPRPGPGALLVLQDAGAYGSAMSSNYLSIGRAAEVWWETGRGTLIARRETVEDIVSVECDVPL is encoded by the coding sequence ATGGGTCGGAGAGCCGGGCTCCAAGCCGGCCGTCGGCCCGGCACCGCCCGCGGCGCTGATTCGGAAAGAGTGAGGGGAGGCTCGTCACGAGCCTCCCCATTTTTTTTTGCCCTCTACGCTCTCCGCGAATCGGTACTCTTCGGTCCCATGCTGGACCTCGCACGTTATCCGCTCGACCGCCTGGCCTCTCGAGTCGGCACGCCCTTCTACCTCTACGACGGCGACGAGCTGCGCAGCTCCGTGACCCGGTTCGCGGAGATCGTGGGCCGGCCAGGCCTGGCGGGACGCTATGCCATGAAGGCCAATTCGTGCCGGAAGATCCTCGACGTCGTGCTGGAGGCGGGCCTCTGGATCGATGCCGTGAGCGGGAACGAAGTATTGCGCGCGAGACGCGCCGGCTTTCCGGGAGGATCGGAGCCACCCGTGATCCTCCTCACGACTGACGTCTTTCGCGATAACGCGCTCGAGACGGTCCTCGAGCATCGGGTCATGCCCAATGTGGGATCCCCGGGAATGATCGGCGAGCTGCGCGCGGGGGGGTACCGCGGGCCCATCGCGGTGCGGGTGAACCCCGGTTTTGGCCAGGGGCATGTGGAATCGTGCGACACCGGCGGGCCCTCCTCGAAACATGGGGTATGGCCCGATCGATTGGCCGATGTGCGGAGACTCGCGGCCGAGGCGCGGCTCCCGATCACGACGTTGCACGTCCACGTTGGGACCGGGCCCGAGCTGCGGGAGTTCGACACGAACGTGGGGAGGCTGGTCGAGTTCTTGAAGGGGTTGCTCCCCGACTTTCCCGATACCGAGTCGGTAAACCTCGGCGGGGGGATTCCCCACCCGTATCATCCAGATGGCTCCTCCTACGATCTGGCTTCGCTCCGCGCCCTCCTCGACGAGGCCGGCGGAATTTTCTCCGACACCGCGGGTCGGGCGATCCGGGTGGAGGTGGAGCCGGGACGTTGCTTGGTCGCGGGCGGCGCCGTGCTCGTAGCCCGGGTCAGGGATGTGAAGGAGACGCGGGCCAACGCCAGGGGACAGGGGCATACCTTCGTGATGGTGGACGCCGGCTTTTGCGACCTCCTCCGGCCCGCTCTCTACGGCTCCTATCACCACATCCAGGTCTGGGGGCCGGGCGCGGAGGCTCCCGATGAGCCGTGCATCGTGGCCGGGCCCCTGTGTGAGAGCGGCGACATCTTCACCCGAGGGGACCGGGAGCTGGTCCGGCCACGGCTCATGCCCCGGCCCGGACCGGGCGCCCTGCTCGTCCTGCAGGACGCGGGCGCCTATGGCTCCGCGATGAGCTCGAACTACCTCTCCATCGGAAGGGCCGCCGAGGTTTGGTGGGAGACGGGGCGCGGCACACTCATCGCGCGGCGAGAGACCGTCGAGGATATCGTCTCGGTGGAGTGCGATGTTCCTCTCTGA
- a CDS encoding MFS transporter: protein MRVFSPDRILGQPSTWGGEGAPIRSVNQRATVGWKCCNGIRNGPREDTLGIAPSIYRVHTGRLDIAPVGTHLSAVRLPNLLASRRGRLAAFFLLYLTEGIPAGFTATAVATQMRRQGLEPAAIGAFIGALWVPWAVKWAFGPFVDVLSSDRWGRRRTWILLTQTMMVVTLLAAMPVSFTTRLGLFTAIILIHNVFSATQDVAIDALAVNVLRGDERGLANGLMFGGNYVGNAIGGSGVLLLTPLIGFKATFLFVAGAIALVTLLVPAPMRELPGPPRLAASGSRLRAVGKELARFVRETGKAFVGSRAAFVAIFLALLPMGGYALSLSLQSNLAVELGLDDRRIGLLGLGSTALSAGFCVLGGWLSDRFGRRRTLALFIVGTTLPTFAMAVAMHRFGWTMPISPQAPDRPIPPQDLVTIFWVLTLSYAVFQGLMYGVGTAIYMDVTTPAVAATQFTAYMALCNVVYSYTSTWQGHALQRWGYPATLALDGAFGLVSVFLLPFMRLRRAAPR, encoded by the coding sequence ATCAGGGTGTTCTCGCCGGATCGGATCTTGGGCCAGCCCTCGACCTGGGGCGGCGAAGGGGCGCCGATCCGCTCCGTGAACCAACGCGCGACGGTGGGATGGAAGTGTTGCAACGGCATTCGGAATGGACCTCGGGAAGACACGCTCGGGATCGCCCCCAGTATATACCGGGTACATACCGGGCGGCTTGACATCGCCCCGGTCGGAACGCACCTTTCTGCGGTGCGACTGCCCAACCTGCTCGCTTCCCGCCGCGGACGATTGGCCGCTTTCTTCCTCCTCTATCTTACCGAGGGCATTCCGGCGGGGTTCACCGCGACCGCCGTCGCGACGCAGATGCGCCGCCAGGGGCTCGAGCCGGCCGCGATCGGCGCCTTCATCGGCGCGCTTTGGGTTCCGTGGGCCGTGAAGTGGGCGTTCGGCCCGTTCGTAGATGTCCTCTCGAGCGATCGCTGGGGGAGGAGGCGGACGTGGATTCTCCTCACCCAAACCATGATGGTCGTAACCCTTCTCGCCGCGATGCCCGTGAGCTTCACCACCCGCCTCGGGCTTTTCACGGCGATCATCCTAATCCACAACGTGTTCAGCGCCACCCAGGACGTGGCCATCGACGCGCTCGCGGTAAACGTCCTTCGAGGGGATGAACGAGGATTGGCCAACGGCCTCATGTTCGGCGGCAACTACGTCGGCAACGCGATCGGCGGCTCGGGGGTGCTCCTCCTCACGCCCCTGATCGGGTTCAAGGCCACGTTCCTCTTCGTCGCCGGCGCCATCGCGCTCGTCACGCTGCTCGTGCCGGCGCCGATGCGCGAGCTGCCCGGGCCACCGCGTCTCGCCGCGAGCGGGTCTCGCCTGAGGGCCGTCGGAAAGGAGCTGGCGCGGTTCGTTCGCGAGACCGGAAAGGCTTTCGTAGGAAGCCGGGCCGCGTTCGTCGCGATTTTCCTCGCGTTGCTTCCCATGGGAGGCTATGCGCTTTCGCTCTCGCTTCAGTCCAATCTGGCGGTGGAGCTCGGTCTCGACGACCGGCGGATCGGACTGCTCGGCCTCGGGAGCACCGCGCTCTCGGCCGGATTCTGCGTCCTCGGCGGGTGGCTGTCCGATCGCTTTGGGCGAAGACGGACGTTGGCGCTCTTCATCGTTGGGACGACCTTACCGACGTTCGCCATGGCGGTCGCCATGCACCGATTCGGCTGGACCATGCCGATCAGCCCGCAGGCTCCCGATCGTCCGATTCCACCCCAGGACCTCGTCACGATCTTCTGGGTCTTGACGCTCTCGTACGCGGTCTTCCAGGGGCTGATGTATGGGGTGGGGACTGCGATCTACATGGACGTCACGACACCCGCGGTGGCGGCGACCCAGTTCACGGCGTACATGGCCCTGTGCAACGTGGTGTACTCCTACACCTCCACGTGGCAGGGGCATGCGCTCCAGCGGTGGGGCTATCCCGCGACCCTGGCGCTCGACGGGGCGTTCGGGCTTGTCTCGGTGTTCCTGCTACCCTTCATGCGGCTGCGACGCGCTGCTCCGCGCTGA
- a CDS encoding ATP-binding cassette domain-containing protein, whose translation MLSTRGLVKVYPGPVTALNGIDLDVPAGMFGLLGPNGAGKSTFMKILAGLLEPTSGTVTLDGADILEDPRTLWPRLGYLPQEFGFYPHLSGEAMLSHLLTLKGVDAPQGRKRLVADLLDRVNLSFAAKRAVKGYSGGMRQRLGIAQALAGDPRLIIVDEPTAGLDPEERLRFYHLLSELAVDRIVLLSTHIVEDVAVLCPRFALIRDGRLLAVTSPSEARASIDGHMFEGTVHVEDLPRLRAERTVTQALLVEGRNRARIYDPSEAPPDGFIPAPVTLEDAYLVLMRLGALPARGNGSAGRPPLGEGARSLGPAAAGVAG comes from the coding sequence ATGCTCAGCACGCGCGGTCTCGTCAAGGTCTACCCGGGCCCGGTCACGGCGCTGAACGGCATCGACCTCGATGTCCCGGCGGGGATGTTCGGGCTCCTGGGTCCGAACGGGGCGGGGAAATCCACCTTCATGAAAATCCTCGCGGGGCTGTTGGAGCCCACTTCCGGGACGGTGACCCTGGACGGTGCGGACATCCTCGAAGACCCAAGGACTCTCTGGCCACGCCTCGGATACCTGCCCCAGGAATTCGGGTTCTACCCGCACCTGAGCGGAGAGGCGATGCTCTCGCACCTTCTGACGCTCAAGGGAGTCGACGCGCCCCAAGGGCGGAAGAGGCTCGTCGCGGACCTCCTGGACCGCGTCAATCTCTCGTTTGCCGCCAAGCGCGCTGTGAAGGGCTACTCCGGAGGCATGAGGCAGCGGCTGGGCATCGCGCAGGCGCTCGCGGGGGATCCCCGTCTCATAATCGTGGATGAACCCACCGCGGGGCTCGATCCGGAGGAGCGCCTGCGCTTCTACCACCTGCTTTCCGAGCTGGCGGTCGACCGCATCGTGCTGCTCTCGACCCACATCGTCGAGGACGTCGCCGTGCTGTGCCCGCGCTTCGCCCTCATCCGCGACGGCCGCCTCCTGGCCGTGACGTCCCCGAGCGAGGCTCGCGCCTCGATCGACGGGCACATGTTCGAGGGGACCGTCCACGTGGAGGATCTCCCGCGCCTGCGCGCCGAGCGGACGGTGACCCAGGCGCTCCTCGTGGAAGGGCGCAATCGAGCCCGCATCTACGATCCCTCCGAAGCGCCCCCCGACGGATTCATCCCCGCGCCGGTCACCTTGGAGGACGCCTATCTCGTGCTCATGCGCCTGGGGGCGCTGCCGGCGCGCGGGAATGGGAGCGCGGGGCGCCCCCCTCTCGGAGAGGGCGCGCGTTCGCTGGGGCCCGCGGCGGCGGGTGTGGCGGGATGA
- a CDS encoding peroxiredoxin, with product MPIRLGDTAPNFAAETTEGTIDFYRWKGDSWAVLFSHPKDFTPVCTTELGRVAALKKEFEKRNIKVIGLSVDPLESHKGWMQDIEDVTGHKLNFPLIADSDRKVSDLYDMIHPNANDTLTVRSVFVMAPDNKVKLTLTYPASTGRNFDELLRSIDSLQLTANYSVATPVDWKHGEDVIIASTVTDEEARKKFPGFKAKKPYLRIVPQPSKEQAGAAV from the coding sequence ATGCCGATCCGATTGGGAGACACCGCACCGAACTTTGCCGCCGAGACAACCGAGGGAACGATCGACTTCTATCGCTGGAAGGGGGATAGCTGGGCGGTGCTTTTCTCCCATCCGAAAGATTTCACCCCCGTCTGCACGACCGAGCTGGGCCGGGTGGCCGCGCTGAAGAAGGAATTCGAAAAGCGGAACATCAAGGTGATCGGCCTGAGCGTCGACCCCCTCGAGAGCCACAAAGGCTGGATGCAGGACATCGAGGACGTGACCGGGCACAAGCTCAACTTCCCGCTCATCGCGGACTCCGACCGGAAGGTTTCCGACCTCTACGACATGATCCATCCGAACGCGAACGACACGCTGACGGTGCGCTCGGTCTTCGTAATGGCTCCGGACAACAAGGTGAAGCTCACGCTCACCTACCCGGCAAGCACAGGGCGGAATTTCGACGAGCTTCTCCGCTCGATCGATTCCCTTCAGCTCACCGCGAATTACTCCGTCGCGACGCCGGTGGACTGGAAGCATGGCGAGGACGTGATCATCGCTTCCACGGTCACGGACGAGGAGGCCCGCAAGAAGTTCCCGGGCTTCAAGGCGAAGAAGCCCTATCTGAGAATCGTTCCGCAGCCGAGCAAGGAACAGGCGGGCGCCGCGGTCTGA
- the rsgA gene encoding ribosome small subunit-dependent GTPase A translates to MPSLEALGWSPFFEQQVQRINEIGLIPLRVVEEQRGSYRVLGEGGLWYAEVVGRLRHEASEVAADLPCVGDWVMARAPRGNAGEGTALIHFVIARRTKFSRKQAGEKTAEQVVAANIDTVFLVQSLNRDLNPRRLERYLTLLWESGAEPVVVLSKADLCADVESLMEAVERAAMGAAVHVTSAFSPGGLDALSPYLTPGRTVALVGSSGVGKSTMVNRLVGEDLMDVRDIRADGRGRHTTTARRLVVLPCGGMLLDTPGMRTVLMWGGEEGVAQAFEDIAELAGRCRFRDCTHASEPGCAVHAALEDGSLEAGRFQSYLKLQREVLHQAVKSDLRLRLAEQRRWRRIHLEARRRPDKRRI, encoded by the coding sequence GTGCCAAGCCTGGAAGCGCTGGGGTGGAGCCCCTTTTTCGAGCAGCAGGTCCAACGGATCAACGAAATCGGTTTGATCCCTTTGAGGGTGGTTGAAGAGCAGCGAGGAAGTTATCGAGTCCTCGGCGAGGGGGGCCTCTGGTACGCCGAGGTCGTCGGGCGTCTCCGTCATGAGGCCTCGGAGGTGGCGGCCGACCTCCCGTGTGTGGGCGATTGGGTCATGGCCCGCGCCCCGAGAGGCAATGCAGGGGAGGGTACGGCCCTCATCCACTTCGTGATTGCGCGGCGCACCAAGTTCTCACGCAAACAGGCAGGGGAAAAAACGGCGGAGCAGGTGGTCGCCGCGAACATCGACACGGTTTTCCTGGTGCAGTCTCTCAACCGCGACTTGAATCCACGCCGACTCGAGCGTTACCTGACCCTGCTTTGGGAGAGCGGGGCCGAGCCGGTCGTCGTGCTGAGCAAGGCGGACCTGTGCGCCGATGTGGAGTCTCTCATGGAGGCGGTCGAGCGCGCGGCAATGGGTGCGGCCGTCCATGTGACGAGCGCATTCTCGCCGGGCGGGCTGGACGCCCTTTCGCCCTATCTCACGCCCGGGCGGACCGTCGCGCTGGTCGGCTCCTCCGGCGTGGGCAAATCCACGATGGTAAACCGGCTCGTCGGCGAGGATCTGATGGACGTGCGGGATATTCGAGCGGACGGCCGGGGGCGTCATACGACGACGGCGCGCCGCCTCGTGGTGCTTCCTTGCGGCGGCATGCTCCTCGACACGCCGGGAATGCGCACGGTTCTCATGTGGGGGGGTGAAGAAGGGGTCGCGCAAGCGTTCGAGGATATCGCGGAGCTGGCCGGGCGCTGCCGTTTCCGGGATTGCACCCACGCGTCCGAGCCGGGCTGCGCGGTTCACGCCGCGCTCGAAGACGGGTCCCTCGAAGCCGGGCGTTTCCAGAGCTATTTGAAACTCCAGCGGGAGGTCCTTCATCAGGCCGTGAAATCGGATCTCAGGCTGCGCTTGGCGGAGCAGCGTAGGTGGAGGCGGATCCACCTCGAGGCAAGGCGCCGGCCGGACAAACGCCGAATTTGA